A single genomic interval of Croceibacter atlanticus HTCC2559 harbors:
- the sufC gene encoding Fe-S cluster assembly ATPase SufC, whose amino-acid sequence MLKIKNLHASVDGKEILKGINLDIKAGEIHAIMGPNGSGKSTLASVISGKEEYEMTEGEIILHDEEISEMEADERAHKGVFLSFQYPVEIPGVSVTNFMKTAINESRKARGLEDMPAKDMLKLIREKSELLEIDRKFLSRSLNEGFSGGEKKRNEIFQMAMLEPKLAILDETDSGLDIDALKIVANGVNKLRSKDNAVIVITHYQRLLDYIVPDYVHVLLNGKIVKSGTKELAYELEEKGYDWIKKEAVH is encoded by the coding sequence ATGTTAAAAATTAAGAACCTGCATGCAAGTGTAGACGGAAAAGAAATTTTAAAAGGGATAAACCTAGATATTAAAGCTGGAGAAATTCACGCTATAATGGGCCCTAACGGTTCAGGTAAAAGTACATTGGCATCTGTGATTTCTGGGAAGGAAGAGTATGAGATGACAGAAGGTGAAATCATACTTCATGATGAAGAAATTTCTGAAATGGAAGCAGATGAGCGTGCACACAAAGGTGTATTCTTGTCGTTTCAATATCCTGTTGAGATTCCTGGCGTGTCTGTAACTAACTTTATGAAGACTGCTATAAACGAATCTCGTAAAGCAAGAGGCTTAGAAGACATGCCAGCTAAAGATATGCTTAAGCTTATTAGAGAAAAATCTGAGCTTTTAGAGATAGACCGTAAGTTTTTATCTAGAAGTTTAAATGAAGGGTTTTCTGGTGGTGAGAAAAAGAGAAATGAGATTTTTCAAATGGCAATGCTAGAACCAAAATTAGCAATCCTAGATGAAACTGATTCTGGTCTTGATATAGATGCACTTAAAATTGTAGCAAACGGTGTTAATAAGCTACGTAGTAAAGATAATGCTGTAATCGTAATTACTCACTACCAACGCTTATTAGATTATATCGTACCAGATTATGTACACGTTTTGCTTAATGGTAAAATTGTAAAATCTGGCACCAAAGAACTGGCTTATGAGCTAGAAGAAAAAGGTTACGACTGGATTAAAAAAGAAGCAGTACACTAA
- the sufD gene encoding Fe-S cluster assembly protein SufD: protein MDLKDKLLSSFLAFEDGRDVNNYVHDIRSEAIKAFEEQGFPTKKQEAWKYTSLNSVLKQDYSIFPKKEDAIDYRDVKKYFIHDIDTYNIVFIDGIYSSHLSQTTHDKFDVCLMSSALNHEKYKPVIENYFNKIAPKDGLNSLNTAFSHEGAYIHIPKNKLVDKPIQIVNFATGNEASLLLQPRNLVVVGENSHVQIIERHQSLNDNPVFTNAVTEIFADKRAIVDYYKIQNDRQSASLIDNTYIDQKGESLCSVHTFSFGGKLTRNNLNFYQNGERINSVLNGVTIIEDKQHVDHNTLVHHIEPNCESHQDYKGIFDDKAVGVFNGKVVVNKEAQKTNAYQSNNNILVSDKATINSKPQLEIFADDVRCTHGCTIGQLDEDALFYMKSRGIPHKEARALLMYAFANNVLESVKIPEVKKRINKIIANKLNVSLGFDL, encoded by the coding sequence ATGGATTTAAAAGATAAATTGTTGTCGTCTTTCTTGGCTTTTGAAGATGGTCGAGATGTAAACAACTACGTTCATGATATAAGATCTGAAGCTATTAAAGCTTTTGAAGAGCAAGGCTTTCCTACCAAAAAGCAGGAAGCTTGGAAATACACCTCTCTCAATAGCGTGCTTAAGCAAGATTATAGCATATTCCCTAAAAAAGAAGACGCTATAGATTATCGTGATGTAAAGAAGTATTTTATTCATGATATAGACACGTATAACATTGTGTTTATAGATGGTATTTACAGTTCACATTTGTCACAAACAACACACGATAAGTTTGATGTGTGCTTAATGTCTTCAGCTTTAAATCACGAAAAATACAAACCAGTAATAGAGAATTATTTTAATAAAATAGCTCCTAAAGATGGTTTAAATTCTTTAAATACAGCATTTTCTCACGAAGGTGCATATATCCATATTCCTAAAAATAAGCTTGTAGATAAGCCTATACAAATTGTAAATTTTGCTACAGGCAATGAGGCTTCATTACTATTGCAACCAAGAAACTTAGTGGTTGTAGGAGAAAATTCTCACGTTCAGATTATTGAGCGTCATCAAAGTTTAAATGACAATCCTGTATTCACTAATGCTGTTACAGAGATCTTTGCAGATAAACGTGCAATAGTAGATTATTATAAAATACAGAACGATAGGCAATCTGCCTCTTTAATCGATAATACCTATATAGACCAAAAAGGAGAAAGCTTATGTAGCGTACATACCTTTTCTTTTGGAGGAAAGTTAACGCGTAATAACCTTAACTTTTATCAAAATGGAGAGCGTATAAACTCTGTTCTTAATGGTGTGACAATTATAGAAGACAAACAACACGTAGATCACAATACATTAGTGCATCACATAGAGCCAAATTGTGAGAGTCACCAAGATTACAAAGGTATTTTTGATGATAAAGCTGTAGGTGTTTTTAACGGTAAAGTTGTTGTAAATAAAGAAGCTCAAAAGACTAACGCCTACCAAAGTAATAACAACATTTTGGTAAGTGATAAAGCAACAATAAACTCTAAACCTCAATTAGAGATTTTTGCAGATGATGTACGCTGTACGCACGGTTGTACAATTGGTCAATTAGATGAAGACGCCTTATTCTACATGAAATCTAGAGGAATTCCTCACAAAGAAGCAAGAGCCTTATTAATGTATGCATTTGCAAACAACGTTCTTGAAAGTGTGAAAATTCCAGAGGTTAAAAAGAGAATCAATAAAATTATAGCAAACAAGCTAAATGTAAGTTTAGGATTCGATTTGTAA
- a CDS encoding aminotransferase class V-fold PLP-dependent enzyme, whose amino-acid sequence MNSVAKNNTFNVEAIRKDFPILNRSVNGKPLVYLDNGATSQTPQAVIDVIVDYYSNYNANIHRGVHTLSQEATDKYEEARKIIQAHFNAKHAYEIILTSGTTQSINLVASGYKSLLKKGDEVIVSALEHHSNIVPWQMACEVSGATLKVIPMTQDGILDITAYKALINENTKLVFCNHVSNALGVINPIETIIKEAHKVGAKVLIDGAQACPHIKPDVQELDVDFYVASAHKMCGPTGVGMLYGKEELLNALPPYQGGGEMIDQVTFEKTTYAGLPHKFEAGTPNICGGIAFGAAINYMNAIGFTTIATYENELLEYATEQLKALGDVKIYADTKDKTAVISFNIEGLHPYDIGTIVDKLGVAVRTGHHCAQPIMDFFKIPGTIRASLMFYNTKEEIDIFIKAVKRAKMMLS is encoded by the coding sequence ATGAATAGTGTAGCAAAAAACAATACGTTTAATGTGGAAGCTATAAGAAAAGACTTCCCAATTTTAAACAGAAGCGTTAATGGTAAGCCATTGGTTTACCTTGATAATGGCGCAACAAGCCAAACACCTCAAGCTGTTATAGATGTTATTGTAGATTACTACAGTAATTACAACGCTAACATACATAGAGGTGTACATACGTTATCTCAAGAAGCAACAGATAAATATGAGGAAGCACGTAAAATTATTCAGGCACATTTTAATGCAAAACATGCCTATGAAATTATTCTTACGTCTGGTACCACGCAAAGTATAAACCTAGTAGCTAGTGGCTACAAATCTTTACTTAAAAAAGGAGATGAAGTTATTGTCTCTGCTTTAGAGCACCACAGTAATATTGTGCCTTGGCAAATGGCATGTGAAGTTAGTGGAGCAACCTTAAAGGTCATTCCTATGACGCAAGACGGTATATTAGATATAACTGCCTACAAAGCGTTAATAAATGAAAACACGAAACTTGTATTTTGTAATCATGTATCTAATGCCTTAGGTGTCATAAACCCTATTGAGACTATTATAAAAGAAGCACATAAAGTTGGTGCAAAAGTGTTGATAGATGGCGCACAAGCTTGTCCTCATATTAAGCCAGATGTACAAGAATTAGATGTAGATTTTTATGTAGCCTCTGCACATAAAATGTGTGGTCCTACAGGAGTAGGAATGTTATACGGAAAAGAAGAGCTTTTAAATGCATTGCCGCCTTATCAAGGTGGTGGCGAAATGATAGACCAAGTAACGTTTGAAAAAACAACCTACGCAGGTTTACCACATAAATTTGAAGCAGGAACACCTAATATATGTGGTGGTATTGCTTTTGGTGCCGCTATAAATTATATGAATGCCATTGGGTTTACAACTATAGCAACATATGAAAATGAGCTACTAGAATATGCTACAGAGCAACTTAAGGCATTGGGCGATGTAAAAATATATGCAGACACTAAAGATAAAACTGCTGTTATATCGTTTAATATAGAAGGATTGCATCCTTATGATATTGGTACTATAGTTGATAAACTTGGTGTAGCGGTAAGAACAGGTCACCACTGTGCGCAACCAATAATGGACTTTTTTAAAATTCCGGGAACTATACGAGCATCACTTATGTTCTATAATACCAAAGAAGAAATCGATATCTTTATAAAAGCCGTAAAACGTGCTAAAATGATGTTATCCTAA
- a CDS encoding META domain-containing protein: protein MKAILKISLILTIFCLYSCAETQQVLETTGRVQLDGTYTITTLNGDSVNGMTINFSGITKRVSGNGGCNQYFADYTLNNLTLSIGDIGATKKACPNLDNETELFEALANVGSYNSVGKSLTLYSKDNNDVLIEATEN from the coding sequence ATGAAAGCAATATTAAAAATAAGCCTAATACTTACTATATTCTGTTTGTATTCTTGTGCAGAAACACAACAAGTGTTAGAAACTACAGGACGTGTGCAATTAGATGGAACGTATACAATCACTACCTTAAATGGAGATTCAGTTAATGGAATGACCATAAATTTTAGTGGGATCACAAAACGAGTTTCTGGTAACGGTGGTTGTAACCAGTATTTTGCAGATTATACATTAAACAACCTTACACTAAGTATAGGTGATATAGGCGCAACAAAAAAAGCTTGTCCTAATTTAGATAATGAAACTGAACTTTTTGAGGCATTAGCAAATGTTGGTAGCTATAACTCTGTAGGCAAAAGTTTAACCCTATATTCTAAGGACAATAATGATGTTTTAATTGAAGCAACAGAAAACTAA
- a CDS encoding SufE family protein: protein MSNIKDIQEEIIEEFAMFDDWMDRYEYMIELGKSLPLIDEKYKVEENLIKGCQSKVWVHAEMNDEKISFTADSDAIITKGIVAILIRAFSNQHPKDILDADTQFIDEIGLKEHLSPTRANGLVSMIKQLKMYAIAYQTQLN from the coding sequence TTGAGTAATATTAAAGACATACAAGAAGAAATTATAGAAGAGTTTGCCATGTTTGACGACTGGATGGACCGCTATGAATATATGATAGAGCTAGGTAAATCTTTACCACTTATTGATGAGAAATATAAAGTTGAAGAAAATCTTATAAAAGGATGCCAAAGTAAAGTTTGGGTTCACGCCGAGATGAATGATGAGAAAATAAGCTTTACCGCAGATAGTGATGCAATAATAACCAAAGGTATTGTTGCAATATTAATTAGAGCTTTTAGCAATCAACATCCTAAAGATATTTTAGATGCAGACACCCAATTTATAGATGAAATTGGCCTTAAAGAACATTTATCTCCTACACGAGCTAATGGCCTTGTAAGTATGATAAAACAATTAAAGATGTATGCCATAGCATACCAAACACAACTAAATTAA
- a CDS encoding SUF system Fe-S cluster assembly protein, which yields MAEETLNTEELGEKIVRVLKTIFDPEIPVDIYELGLIYDVFVNEDDEVKILMTLTTPNCPVAETLPKEVEDKVKSLKMVKDAEVEITFDPPWSQDLMSEEAKLELGML from the coding sequence ATGGCAGAAGAAACTTTAAATACAGAAGAGTTAGGAGAAAAGATTGTACGCGTACTTAAAACAATTTTTGACCCAGAAATCCCTGTAGATATATATGAACTTGGTCTTATTTATGATGTTTTTGTAAATGAAGATGATGAGGTTAAAATCTTAATGACATTAACTACACCAAACTGCCCAGTTGCAGAAACATTACCAAAAGAGGTAGAAGATAAGGTGAAGTCTTTAAAAATGGTTAAAGATGCAGAGGTCGAAATTACTTTTGATCCGCCTTGGAGTCAAGATTTAATGAGTGAAGAAGCAAAGCTTGAATTAGGAATGCTATAA
- a CDS encoding DUF2480 family protein: MATEEFGYEIKNRVANSKLKTFDLETLYPKEPTFQLDIKDWLLEELVLQENKFREHAKAHDWSKYKDANLCLHCSSEAIIPAWAYMLLTTYASEFTKLTIVGTLDTLNTLFFNEAISNLDVSSYKDAPVIVKGCSNKPVPQNAYVLLIQKLQPVVKSLMFGEACSSVPLYKK; the protein is encoded by the coding sequence ATGGCAACTGAAGAATTTGGATACGAGATTAAAAATAGAGTTGCAAATAGCAAACTCAAAACGTTCGATTTAGAAACTTTATACCCCAAAGAGCCAACTTTTCAACTCGATATAAAAGATTGGTTACTGGAAGAGTTGGTATTGCAGGAAAATAAGTTTAGAGAACATGCAAAAGCTCATGATTGGAGTAAATACAAAGATGCTAATTTGTGTTTACATTGTTCTTCTGAAGCAATAATACCTGCTTGGGCGTATATGTTACTAACAACATATGCTTCAGAATTCACTAAACTCACTATTGTAGGTACCTTAGATACACTTAATACATTGTTTTTTAATGAAGCCATTTCAAATTTAGATGTATCTTCCTATAAAGATGCACCTGTAATAGTAAAAGGGTGCTCTAATAAGCCAGTACCTCAAAATGCATATGTTTTACTTATTCAAAAATTACAGCCAGTAGTAAAGAGCTTAATGTTTGGAGAAGCTTGCTCATCTGTTCCGCTTTATAAGAAGTAA
- a CDS encoding DUF3078 domain-containing protein produces the protein MKKLIIALAVFAGVSSGFAQDEKEQPKEGWTRAGQFSLLFNQAAFNAEWQGGGTSNYAGNIGITYDFNYRKGKLSWDNKIIGEYGLTKIKDDEFTRKTNDRLEYNSILGRQLEESNWYLSFFLNFKTQFAKGYEFSEEEFTNTDGVLETRTIRTEYTHFLSPGYLQFGPGMLWKKSENLYVNIAPATARLIFVDSDFTSIPGYVDGDYFGVDAGESTRFEFGAAVSAYAKVQLLENVSMENILNLYSNYLEDPQNVDLDYTMNLNMKVNKYLSANVIFQAIYDDNAVGAFQIREVLGVGFNYGF, from the coding sequence ATGAAAAAACTAATTATTGCATTAGCAGTATTTGCAGGAGTATCTTCTGGATTTGCTCAAGATGAAAAAGAACAACCTAAAGAAGGATGGACACGCGCAGGACAATTTTCATTACTATTTAACCAAGCTGCTTTTAACGCAGAGTGGCAAGGTGGTGGTACATCTAACTACGCTGGAAACATTGGTATTACGTATGATTTTAATTACAGAAAAGGAAAGCTTTCTTGGGATAATAAAATTATTGGAGAGTATGGTCTTACAAAGATTAAAGACGATGAGTTTACGCGTAAAACAAATGACCGCCTAGAGTACAATTCAATATTAGGTAGACAATTAGAAGAAAGTAACTGGTACTTATCTTTCTTTTTAAACTTTAAAACTCAATTTGCTAAAGGTTATGAGTTTAGTGAAGAGGAGTTTACAAATACAGATGGTGTTTTAGAGACTCGTACTATAAGAACTGAGTATACACACTTCTTATCTCCAGGTTATTTACAATTTGGTCCTGGCATGCTTTGGAAGAAAAGTGAAAACCTATACGTTAATATAGCACCAGCAACAGCAAGACTTATTTTTGTTGATAGTGATTTTACATCTATACCTGGATACGTAGATGGTGATTATTTTGGAGTTGATGCTGGAGAGTCAACTCGCTTTGAATTTGGTGCAGCAGTTTCGGCATACGCTAAGGTGCAGTTGTTAGAAAATGTATCTATGGAAAATATCTTAAATCTATATTCTAACTATTTAGAAGACCCTCAAAATGTTGATTTAGATTATACAATGAATCTTAATATGAAAGTAAACAAATACTTGTCTGCTAATGTAATATTCCAAGCTATTTATGATGATAATGCTGTTGGAGCATTTCAAATTAGAGAAGTACTTGGTGTAGGATTCAACTACGGATTTTAA
- a CDS encoding OmpA family protein, with the protein MKYIYTLLVALSFSYMQAQNADTKKADKHFDRYEFLEAIEDYEKLIEKGKADTYVYAQLAEANYNIYDTKAAETYYAKVVKDGNATNEQLFRYAQMLKANNKYEKSNEVMMQFAKNAPNDDRAITFLENPNYVPKLLGSEEKFTLEAIEMLNSEYSDFGGAVSGNTLYFVSARNKSRKKYGWNEQPTLDIYKAVIIEGTYKEPELVKGEVNTKYNEGSVAISSDGNRMYFTRNQYLDGKYGKDENGVGQLQLYFAENVNGTWKDVKSVPFNNSEYSIGHPALSKDGKTLYFVSDMPGGQGQSDIYMVEVTSSGFGTPKNLGANINTAGRENFPHVDEDGTLYFSSDGHLGLGGLDVFYASNNNGQYGKAKNIGTPVNSKGDDFAFTLNLESGNGYVSSNRGKALVDNIYGVTLIEPLCEVQLAVKVVDDKTNNAISNANVDLYDDKENKITTVVTDANGMTNFTVQCEQAYQAQVNIDDYESNSVTMAATKDATKELTVRLKPIEAIVTEDRVILNPILFDYDKSNIKPQAAFELDKLVQVMNKYPEMEIFVESHTDNKGPNDYNMSLSERRAKSTVQYVVSKGIAKERISGKGFGESKPAVECGENCSDEQRQTNRRSEFVIIKK; encoded by the coding sequence ATGAAATATATTTATACACTATTAGTTGCGCTTAGTTTTAGTTATATGCAAGCGCAGAATGCAGACACCAAAAAAGCAGACAAACATTTTGACCGCTATGAGTTTTTAGAAGCCATAGAGGATTACGAAAAGTTGATTGAAAAAGGTAAAGCAGACACATATGTTTATGCACAATTGGCAGAAGCTAATTATAACATTTACGATACAAAAGCTGCAGAAACCTATTATGCTAAAGTTGTAAAAGACGGTAATGCTACAAATGAGCAATTATTTAGATATGCTCAAATGTTAAAAGCCAACAACAAGTACGAAAAGAGTAATGAAGTTATGATGCAGTTTGCAAAAAATGCACCTAACGATGATCGCGCTATTACATTTTTAGAAAACCCTAACTATGTTCCTAAACTATTAGGTAGCGAAGAGAAATTTACTTTAGAAGCTATTGAAATGCTAAATTCTGAGTATTCAGATTTTGGTGGTGCTGTAAGCGGAAATACTTTATACTTTGTATCTGCTAGAAATAAAAGTAGAAAAAAGTATGGGTGGAATGAACAACCTACTTTAGATATTTATAAAGCAGTTATTATTGAAGGTACTTACAAAGAACCAGAACTTGTAAAAGGTGAAGTAAACACAAAATACAATGAAGGTTCTGTCGCAATTTCTTCAGATGGAAATCGTATGTACTTTACTCGAAACCAATACTTAGATGGTAAGTATGGTAAAGATGAAAATGGCGTAGGACAATTACAGCTTTATTTTGCTGAAAATGTAAACGGCACTTGGAAAGATGTTAAGTCTGTACCATTCAACAATTCTGAATATTCTATAGGTCATCCTGCTTTAAGTAAAGACGGTAAAACACTCTATTTTGTTAGCGATATGCCTGGAGGACAAGGCCAATCTGATATTTATATGGTAGAGGTTACCTCTAGCGGTTTCGGAACTCCTAAAAATTTAGGCGCTAATATTAATACTGCTGGAAGAGAAAACTTTCCTCACGTAGATGAAGATGGAACTCTTTATTTTTCAAGTGATGGTCATTTAGGTCTTGGAGGTTTAGATGTATTTTATGCTTCAAACAACAATGGTCAATATGGAAAAGCTAAAAACATAGGTACTCCTGTTAATAGTAAAGGAGATGATTTTGCATTTACTCTAAACCTTGAATCTGGGAACGGCTACGTGTCTTCTAACAGAGGAAAAGCATTAGTAGACAATATATATGGTGTCACTTTAATTGAGCCGTTATGTGAAGTTCAATTAGCTGTTAAAGTTGTAGATGACAAAACCAATAATGCAATCTCTAATGCAAATGTAGATTTGTATGATGACAAAGAGAATAAAATAACAACTGTTGTGACAGACGCTAATGGTATGACAAACTTTACTGTACAATGTGAGCAGGCATATCAAGCGCAAGTAAACATAGATGATTACGAAAGTAATTCGGTTACTATGGCAGCAACAAAAGACGCAACAAAAGAATTAACTGTTAGGTTAAAACCAATTGAAGCTATAGTTACTGAAGATCGCGTTATTCTTAACCCAATACTATTTGACTATGATAAATCTAACATTAAGCCTCAAGCTGCTTTTGAATTAGATAAGCTTGTACAGGTTATGAATAAATATCCAGAAATGGAGATTTTTGTAGAAAGTCATACAGACAACAAAGGTCCTAATGACTATAACATGAGTTTATCTGAACGTCGTGCTAAGAGTACAGTTCAATATGTAGTATCAAAAGGTATTGCAAAAGAAAGAATCTCTGGTAAAGGTTTTGGTGAAAGCAAACCAGCAGTTGAATGTGGTGAAAATTGTTCTGATGAACAACGACAAACTAATAGACGCTCTGAGTTTGTAATCATTAAAAAATAA
- a CDS encoding PorP/SprF family type IX secretion system membrane protein, whose protein sequence is MKKLLVISSFVLLFASQFATAQQDPQYTQYMYNMSVVNPAYAGIKENLNVGVLYRDQWSGFRGAPKTFTFFAHSPVGEKTGLGLSAIADENGPVKETNVYADFSYRLDLGATTKLAFGVKAGATFHDVGLIDVGNNSQDNNDQAFSQNSNETFANFGAGFLLYGDNWYVGASIPNFLNATHLEINENGNDLELGNEVEHLFATAGYVFQVSENLKFKPSALVKTAFDAPVSFDVNANFLMYDRLEIGASYRLEDAVSGLINIRATDWVQLGFAYDYVLSDIGDYAPSSFEAMVIFDVFFNKKTFRSPRYF, encoded by the coding sequence ATGAAAAAACTACTGGTAATTTCGAGTTTTGTTCTGCTGTTTGCAAGTCAGTTTGCAACAGCTCAACAAGACCCACAATACACCCAATACATGTACAACATGAGTGTTGTAAACCCAGCATATGCTGGTATAAAAGAAAACTTAAATGTTGGTGTTTTATATAGAGACCAATGGAGTGGCTTTAGAGGCGCACCAAAAACATTTACTTTCTTTGCACACTCACCTGTTGGAGAAAAAACAGGATTAGGTCTTTCTGCAATTGCAGATGAAAATGGTCCTGTAAAAGAAACTAACGTTTATGCAGACTTTTCTTATCGCTTAGATTTAGGAGCAACTACCAAATTAGCATTTGGTGTTAAAGCAGGTGCTACATTTCACGATGTAGGACTTATAGATGTTGGTAACAACTCTCAAGACAATAACGATCAAGCATTTTCACAAAACTCAAATGAAACATTTGCTAATTTTGGTGCTGGTTTCTTATTATATGGAGACAATTGGTATGTAGGTGCTTCCATCCCTAACTTTTTAAATGCTACTCATTTAGAAATTAATGAAAATGGAAACGACCTAGAATTAGGTAATGAGGTTGAGCACTTATTTGCAACTGCAGGATATGTGTTTCAAGTTTCTGAAAACCTAAAATTTAAACCATCTGCTTTAGTAAAAACAGCATTTGATGCTCCTGTGTCTTTTGATGTAAATGCAAACTTTTTAATGTACGACAGATTAGAAATTGGAGCTTCATACCGTTTAGAAGATGCCGTTAGTGGTCTTATTAACATAAGAGCTACAGATTGGGTTCAATTAGGATTTGCCTATGACTACGTATTGTCAGACATAGGTGACTATGCACCTTCATCTTTTGAAGCTATGGTAATTTTTGATGTATTCTTTAACAAGAAAACATTCCGTTCTCCACGTTATTTCTAA